A DNA window from Camelina sativa cultivar DH55 chromosome 17, Cs, whole genome shotgun sequence contains the following coding sequences:
- the LOC104754972 gene encoding elongation factor 1-alpha 1 yields the protein MGKEKFHINIVVIGHVDSGKSTTTGHLIYKLGGIDKRVIERFEKEAAEMNKRSFKYAWVLDKLKAERERGITIDIALWKFETTKYYCTVIDAPGHRDFIKNMITGTSQADCAVLIIDSTTGGFEAGISKDGQTREHALLAFTLGVKQMICCCNKMDATTPKYSKARYDEIIKEVSSYLKKVGYNPDKIPFVPISGFEGDNMIERSTNLDWYKGPTLLEALDQINEPKRPSDKPLRLPLQDVYKIGGIGTVPVGRVETGLIKPGMVVTFAPTGLTTEVKSVEMHHESLLEALPGDNVGFNVKNVAVKDLKRGYVASNSKDDPAKGAANFTSQVIIMNHPGQIGNGYAPVLDCHTSHIAVKFSEILTKIDRRSGKEIEKEPKFLKNGDAGMVKMTPTKPMVVETFSEYPPLGRFAVRDMRQTVAVGVIKSVDKKDPTGAKVTKAAVKKGAK from the exons ATGGGTAAAGAGAAGTTTCACATCAACATTGTGGTCATTGGCCACGTCGATTCTGGTAAATCCACCACTACTGGTCACTTGATCTACAAGTTGGGTGGTATTGACAAGCGTGTCATTGAGAGGTTCGAGAAGGAGGCTGCTGAGATGAACAAGCGTTCCTTCAAGTACGCATGGGTCTTGGACAAACTTAAGGCCGAGAGAGAGCGTGGTATCACCATTGACATTGCCCTGTGGAAGTTCGAGACCACCAAGTACTACTGCACAGTCATTGATGCTCCTGGTCACCGTGATTTCATCAAGAACATGATTACTGGTACCTCCCAGGCTGATTGTGCTGTCCTTATCATTGACTCCACCACTGGAGGTTTTGAGGCTGGTATCTCCAAGGATGGTCAGACCCGTGAGCACGCTCTCCTTGCTTTCACCCTTGGTGTCAAGCAGATGATCTGCTGTTGTAACAAG ATGGATGCCACAACCCCCAAGTACTCCAAGGCTAGGTACGATGAAATCATCAAGGAGGTGTCTTCCTACTTGAAGAAGGTTGGGTACAACCCTGACAAAATCCCGTTTGTGCCCATCTCTGGATTCGAGGGTGACAACATGATTGAGAGGTCCACCAACCTTGACTGGTACAAGGGACCAACTCTCCTTGAGGCTCTTGACCAGATCAACGAGCCCAAGAGGCCATCAGACAAGCCCCTTCGTCTCCCACTTCAGGATGTCTACAAGATTGGTGGTATTGGAACGGTGCCAGTGGGACGTGTTGAGACTGGTTTGATCAAGCCCGGTATGGTTGTGACCTTTGCCCCCACAGGGTTGACCACTGAGGTCAAGTCTGTTGAGATGCACCACGAGTCTCTTCTTGAGGCGCTTCCCGGTGACAATGTTGGGTTCAATGTTAAGAATGTTGCTGTGAAGGATCTTAAGAGAGGGTATGTCGCCTCCAACTCCAAGGATGACCCTGCCAAGGGAGCTGCCAACTTCACCTCCCAGGTTATCATCATGAACCACCCTGGTCAGATTGGAAACGGTTACGCCCCAGTCCTCGATTGCCACACCTCTCACATTGCAGTCAAGTTCTCTGAGATCTTGACCAAGATTGACAGGCGTTCTGGTAAGGAGATTGAGAAGGAGCCCAAGTTTTTGAAGAATGGTGATGCCGGTATGGTGAAGATGACCCCTACCAAGCCCATGGTTGTTGAGACTTTCTCTGAGTACCCACCATTGGGACGTTTTGCTGTGAGGGACATGAGGCAGACTGTTGCAGTCGGTGTTATCAAGAGTGTTGACAAGAAGGACCCAACTGGAGCCAAGGTTACCAAGGCTGCTGTCAAGAAGGGTGCGAAGTGA
- the LOC104754971 gene encoding elongation factor 1-alpha 1 has product MGKEKFHINIVVIGHVDSGKSTTTGHLIYKLGGIDKRVIERFEKEAAEMNKRSFKYAWVLDKLKAERERGITIDIALWKFETTKYYCTVIDAPGHRDFIKNMITGTSQADCAVLIIDSTTGGFEAGISKDGQTREHALLAFTLGVKQMICCCNKMDATTPKYSKARYDEIIKEVSSYLKKVGYNPDKIPFVPISGFEGDNMIERSTNLDWYKGPTLLEALDQINEPKRPSDKPLRLPLQDVYKIGGIGTVPVGRVETGLIKPGMVVTFAPTGLTTEVKSVEMHHESLLEALPGDNVGFNVKNVAVKDLKRGYVASNSKDDPAKGAANFTSQVIIMNHPGQIGNGYAPVLDCHTSHIAVKFSEILTKIDRRSGKEIEKEPKFLKNGDAGMVKMTPTKPMVVETFSEYPPLGRFAVRDMRQTVAVGVIKSVDKKDPTGAKVTKAAVKKGAK; this is encoded by the exons ATGGGTAAAGAGAAGTTTCACATCAACATTGTGGTCATTGGCCACGTCGATTCTGGTAAATCCACCACTACTGGTCACTTGATCTACAAGTTGGGTGGTATTGACAAGCGTGTCATTGAGAGGTTCGAGAAGGAGGCTGCTGAGATGAACAAGCGTTCCTTCAAGTACGCATGGGTCTTGGACAAACTTAAGGCCGAGAGGGAGCGTGGTATCACCATTGACATTGCCCTTTGGAAGTTTGAGACCACCAAGTACTACTGCACAGTCATTGATGCTCCTGGTCATCGTGATTTCATCAAGAACATGATTACCGGTACCTCCCAGGCTGATTGTGCTGTTCTTATCATTGACTCTACCACTGGAGGTTTTGAGGCTGGTATCTCCAAGGATGGTCAGACCCGTGAGCACGCTCTCCTTGCTTTCACCCTTGGTGTCAAGCAGATGATCTGCTGTTGTAACAAG ATGGATGCCACAACCCCCAAGTACTCCAAGGCTAGGTACGATGAAATCATCAAGGAGGTGTCTTCCTACTTGAAGAAGGTTGGGTACAACCCTGACAAAATCCCGTTTGTGCCCATCTCTGGATTCGAGGGTGACAACATGATTGAGAGGTCCACCAACCTTGACTGGTACAAGGGACCAACTCTCCTTGAGGCTCTTGACCAGATCAACGAGCCCAAGAGGCCATCTGACAAGCCCCTTCGTCTCCCACTTCAGGATGTCTACAAGATTGGTGGTATTGGAACGGTGCCAGTTGGACGTGTTGAGACTGGTTTGATCAAGCCCGGTATGGTTGTGACCTTTGCCCCCACAGGGTTGACCACTGAGGTCAAGTCTGTTGAGATGCACCACGAGTCTCTTCTTGAGGCGCTTCCCGGTGACAATGTTGGGTTCAATGTTAAGAAT GTTGCTGTGAAGGATCTTAAGAGAGGGTATGTCGCCTCCAACTCCAAGGATGACCCTGCCAAGGGAGCTGCCAACTTCACCTCCCAGGTTATCATCATGAACCACCCTGGTCAGATTGGAAACGGTTACGCCCCAGTCCTCGATTGCCACACCTCTCACATTGCAGTCAAGTTCTCTGAGATCTTGACCAAGATTGACAGGCGTTCTGGTAAGGAGATTGAGAAGGAGCCCAAGTTTTTGAAGAATGGTGATGCCGGTATGGTGAAGATGACCCCTACCAAGCCCATGGTTGTTGAGACTTTCTCTGAGTACCCACCATTGGGACGTTTTGCTGTGAGGGACATGAGGCAGACTGTTGCAGTCGGTGTCATCAAGAGTGTTGACAAGAAGGACCCAACTGGAGCCAAGGTTACCAAGGCTGCAGTCAAGAAGGGTGCAAAATGA
- the LOC104754973 gene encoding mediator of RNA polymerase II transcription subunit 22b-like: protein MNKGGGSGGGMAGSGGGSGPTAAAAAAALQKQKALLQRVESDITSVVDNFTQIVNVARVSDPPMKNSQESFMMEMRASRMVQAADSILKLVSELKQTAIFSGFASLNDHVEQRIEEFDQEAENTNRLLARIADDASASLKELESHYYSSAQRLDI from the exons ATGAATAAAGGCGGTGGTTCTGGTGGCGGAATGGCCGGATCCGGTGGAGGAAGTGGACCGACGGCAGCTGCTGCGGCGGCGGCATTACAGAAGCAAAAGGCCTTGTTACAGAGAGTAGAATCTGACATCACATCTGTTGTCGATAACTTCACGCAAATCGTCAATGTCGCAAGG GTAAGTGATCCGCCGATGAAGAACTCGCAGGAATCATTCATGATGGAGATGCGAGCTTCTAGAATG GTTCAAGCAGCTGATTCTATATTGAAACTAGTATCGGAACTGAAGCAAACCGCTATATTTTCTGGATTTGCATCACTAAACGATCATGTAGAACAAAGAATTGAAGAGTTTGATCAAGAGGCCGAGAATACAAATCGGTTGTTGGCTAGAATAGCCGATGATGCATCTGCCAGTCTTAAAGAGCTGGAGTCACACTATTACTCTTCTGCTCAGAGATTGGATATATAG
- the LOC104754975 gene encoding protein disulfide-isomerase 5-1 isoform X1: MTLGARLVAPLIILLLFIPIDLIKAEVITLTPETFSDKVKEKDTAWFVKFCVPWCKHCKKLGNLWEELGKAMEGDAEIEIGEVDCGTSRSVCTKVEIHSYPTFKLFYNGEEVTKYQGKRDVESLRAFVVEETEKAAEKAQLEDKEL; the protein is encoded by the exons ATGACGCTCGGTGCTCGGCTTGTTGCTCCCTTGATTATACTTCTCCTTTTTATTCCGATTGACTTAATTAAAGCAGAAGTCATTACACTGACCCCAGAAACTTTTTCTGACAAA GTGAAGGAGAAAGATACTGCATGGTTTGTAAAATTCTGTGTTCCTTGGTGTAAGCATTG CAAGAAATTGGGGAATTTGTGGGAAGAATTGGGAAAAGCAATGGAAGGAGACGCTGAGATTGAGATTGGTGAAGTAGATTGTGGTACTAGCAGATCTGTTTGCACCAAAGTTGAGATTCACTCTTATCCAACATTTAAGCTATTTTACAATGGAGAGGAAGTTACAAAATACCAAG GTAAAAGAGATGTTGAATCGCTCAGGGCGTTTGTTGTAGAGGAAACGGAAAAGGCAGCAGAAAAAGCACAGCTTGAAGACAAGGAACTGTGA
- the LOC104754975 gene encoding protein disulfide-isomerase 5-1 isoform X2 encodes MTLGARLVAPLIILLLFIPIDLIKAEVKVKEKDTAWFVKFCVPWCKHCKKLGNLWEELGKAMEGDAEIEIGEVDCGTSRSVCTKVEIHSYPTFKLFYNGEEVTKYQGKRDVESLRAFVVEETEKAAEKAQLEDKEL; translated from the exons ATGACGCTCGGTGCTCGGCTTGTTGCTCCCTTGATTATACTTCTCCTTTTTATTCCGATTGACTTAATTAAAGCAGAAGTCA AGGTGAAGGAGAAAGATACTGCATGGTTTGTAAAATTCTGTGTTCCTTGGTGTAAGCATTG CAAGAAATTGGGGAATTTGTGGGAAGAATTGGGAAAAGCAATGGAAGGAGACGCTGAGATTGAGATTGGTGAAGTAGATTGTGGTACTAGCAGATCTGTTTGCACCAAAGTTGAGATTCACTCTTATCCAACATTTAAGCTATTTTACAATGGAGAGGAAGTTACAAAATACCAAG GTAAAAGAGATGTTGAATCGCTCAGGGCGTTTGTTGTAGAGGAAACGGAAAAGGCAGCAGAAAAAGCACAGCTTGAAGACAAGGAACTGTGA
- the LOC104754974 gene encoding uncharacterized protein LOC104754974 gives MDSDARRKTTTTQGSSPSPKPSKFSVYRNPALAAASTANSLRPSKSVLFFMFLLSTASAFSLISSFVAGEKWLTNALTFGKLSQEAAYVTVKAWQGLVTLFCIGAVLALSKGISLHRSKFAARAETKSSSKETKDHFSLSNRQLELLGIKKKADQSVSEFPKSRPAVKPSESLEPLVPIHHQTLTGSAHKSSGGGNQMSPFSTPSKQMGSPSLYLVPSSSPVSSNRASSGHDKAVPSPWSGRRSSAKEIATEDQLEQLLAEIDMKINQSAGKTRTPPPTVGSFAMASPSTVGGSTGASGTTRSTPLRPVRMSPGAQKFTTPPKKGEGDFPNPMSLEAAIEGFGHLGVYPQIEDWRDRLRQWCSSVLLKPLLNKVETSHIQVMQTALKLGLNVTVSQVGSDLPTNGTATTALPVDRTKTWQPSYSLDEDAILHQLRANLVQAIDASMQKLRTENQQFQQQQQQQQAALIPVMQECVDAITEHQRLQGLMKGEWVKGLLPRSSIPADYTVQRIRELAEGTCVKNYEYNGRADTRERNKKWSLEPPTDSHLLLYLFCAFLEHPKWMLHLDPSSYTGTQASKNPLFIGVLPPKERFPEKYIAVVSGVPSTLHPGACVLAVDKQSPPTFALYWDKKVQFTLQGRTALWDSMLLICHRIKVGYGGVVRGMSLGSSALNILQVVDSEIDD, from the exons ATGGATTCTGATGCGAGGAGGAAGACTACAACCACTCAGGGTTCGTCCCCTTCTCCGAAGCCATCCAAGTTCTCTGTGTACCGGAACCCTGCTCTCGCCGCCGCTTCTACCGCCAATAGCCTCCGTCCCTCGAAATCCGTCCTTTTCTTCATGTTCTTGCTCTCCACCGCTTCCGCTTTCTCTCTAATCTCCTCCTTCGTGGCCGG GGAGAAATGGTTGACCAATGCTTTAACATTTGGAAAATTATCCCAAGAGGCAGCTT ATGTCACTGTGAAGGCCTGGCAGGGGCTAGTGACTTTGTTTTGTATTGGAGCGGTGTTGGCTTTGTCCAAAGGCATATCTCTGCACAGATCAAAGTTTGCTGCTCGAGCAGAAACTAAATCTTCCTCTAAAGAAACCAAAGATCACTTTTCTCTATCTAATCGTCAGCTTGAACTTCTTGGGATAAAGAAAAAAGCTGACCAGAGTGTATCAGAATTTCCAAAGAGTCGTCCCGCAGTGAAGCCTTCAGAGTCATTGGAGCCGCTTGTACCAATACATCATCAAACTCTGACTGGCTCAGCGCATAAGTCTTCTGGCGGTGGGAACCAGATGAGTCCATTTAGCACTCCCTCCAAGCAAATGGGTTCACCGTCTTTGTATCTCGTCCCTTCTAGCTCACCAGTTTCTTCTAACCGTGCTTCGTCTGGTCACGATAAAGCTGTTCCTAGTCCTTGGTCTGGTAGACGGAGTTCTGCAAAAGAAATAGCTACAGAGGATcagcttgagcagcttttggcAGAAATAGATATGAAAATCAATCAGTCCGCTGGGAAGACGCGGACGCCCCCACCAACAGTTGGGAGTTTTGCCATGGCTAGTCCGAGTACAGTTGGTGGTTCAACTGGTGCCTCTGGGACTACTAGGAGTACACCTCTAAGACCTGTCAGGATGTCTCCTGGGGCTCAGAAATTTACGACTCCCCCAAAGAAAGGAGAGGGTGATTTCCCCAACCCAATGTCCTTAGAAGCGGCTATCGAAGGTTTTGGGCACCTAGGTGTCTACCCTCAGATAGAAGACTGGCGTGACCGACTAAGGCAATGGTGTTCCTCAGTTTTGCTCAAACCTCTGCTCAACAAGGTTGAAACCAGTCATATACAG GTAATGCAAACAGCATTAAAGCTAGGTCTAAATGTTACAGTAAGTCAAGTTGGAAGTGATTTGCCAACAAATGGAACAGCTACGACAGCTTTACCAGTTGATCGAACAAAGACGTGGCAGCCATCTTACTCTCTTGATGAAGATGCTATTCTTCATCAATTACGCGCTAACCTTGTACAGGCTATCGATGCTTCCATGC AAAAGCTGCGTACAGAGAACCAGCAGttccagcaacaacaacagcaacagcaagCAGCACTAATCCCCGTCATGCAGGAATGCGTTGATGCTATAACTGAACATCAGAGGCTTCAGGGCTTAATGAAAGGAGAGTGGGTCAAGGGCCTACTTCCGCGCAGCAGCATTCCAGCAGATTACACAGTGCAAAGAATCCGGG AGCTCGCGGAAGGAACTTGTGTAAAAAACTATGAATACAATGGAAGGGCAGATACACGtgagagaaacaagaaatggAGCCTGGAGCCTCCAACCGATTCTCATCTGCTTCTGTACTTGTTCTGTGCCTTCTTGGAACATCCAAAATGGATGTTACATCTGGACCCCAGCTCTTATACCGGGACTCAGGCGAGCAAGAACCCGTTATTCATAGGGGTTCTTCCCCCAAAAGAGAGATTCCCAGAGAAATACATCGCAGTGGTGTCGGGTGTACCTTCGACGCTCCATCCTGGTGCATGTGTTCTTGCTGTTGACAAGCAAAGCCCCCCAACGTTTGCCTTGTACTGGGATAAGAAAGTGCAGTTTACTCTTCAG GGAAGAACAGCGCTATGGGACTCTATGTTACTGATTTGCCACAGAATCAAGGTGGGATACGGAGGTGTTGTTCGCGGGATGAGTCTCGGTTCTTCAGCCCTTAACATCCTCCAAGTTGTTGATTCAGAAATTGACGATTAA
- the LOC104754976 gene encoding DNA polymerase epsilon subunit 4, translated as MVSSKKPKEKKAKSDAVNKTGGGRSKRSSGSRTKKASNKVNIVKKEAEIHEISDSSSSDSVEEEAIRSDAPKKSNGAVSKGRNGKRGGGGNPTKTSKNREEDDGGVEDAKMFRFPMNRIRRIMRSDNSAPQIMQDAVFLVNKATEMFIERFSEEAYESSVQDKKKFIHYKHLSSVVSNDERYEFLADYVPEKLKADVALEEWEKGMTDAG; from the exons atggTGTCGTCGAAGAAACCCAAGGAGAAGAAGGCGAAGAGCGATGCCGTCAATAAAACCGGTGGTGGTCGGAGTAAACGCAGCTCCGGTTCCAGAACAAAGAAGGCATCGAATAAGGTTAACATTGTGAAAAAGGAGGCGGAGATTCACGAGATCTCGGACTCTTCGAGCAGTGACTCcgtggaagaagaagcaatcagAAGTGATGCGCCGAAGAAAAGTAATGGCGCCGTTAGCAAAGGCCGTAACGgaaagagaggaggaggagggaatCCGACGAAGACGAGTAAAAATCGAGAAGAGGACGACGGAGGTGTGGAAGATGCAAAGATGTTTAGGTTTCCGATGAATCGGATTCGGCGGATCATGAGAAGCGACAATTCTGCTCCTCAGATTATGCAGGATGCTGTATTTCTTGTCAACAAAGCCACG GAAATGTTCATTGAGCGGTTTTCTGAAGAAGCATATGAAAGTTCTGTGCAGGACAAGAAGAAATTCATCCATTACAAACACCTCT CATCCGTAGTGAGTAACGACGAGAGATACGAGTTCCTTGCGG ATTATGTTCCTGAGAAACTAAAAGCAGATGTCGCCTTGGAGGAATGGGAAAAAGGCATGACAGATGCAGGCTGA
- the LOC104754977 gene encoding uncharacterized protein LOC104754977 has product MAIVEEPILSRLDRIDFMVRKLEEMKGSSPRSSSPSTPSSGTQPSSSVDFSSPRSIGKVQCRSMEQVMEETERKGTLLERLNNVEEQVLKLCSQFEEEIEEERKRDETTEKKTPKKKKGIRKLVDKVVGSSSPTNTRSKSWRC; this is encoded by the coding sequence ATGGCTATTGTGGAAGAACCAATCCTTTCAAGATTGGATCGTATTGACTTCATGGTGAGGAAGCTAGAGGAGATGAAAGGAAGCTCACCGAGAAGCTCGAGCCCATCAACTCCATCTAGTGGGACTCAGCCATCGTCGTCAGTGGACTTTTCGTCACCAAGGAGCATAGGGAAGGTACAGTGCCGTTCGATGGAGCAAGTCATGGAGGAGACTGAGCGGAAAGGAACTTTGTTAGAGAGACTTAACAATGTAGAGGAGCAAGTTCTTAAGCTGTGTTCACAGTTtgaggaagagattgaagaagagaggaagagagacgAGACGACTGAGAAGAAAAcaccgaagaagaaaaagggaatAAGAAAGTTGGTTGATAAAGTTGTTGGATCTTCTTCTCCGACTAATACACGTTCCAAGAGCTGGCGTTGTTGA